In a single window of the Anaerocolumna cellulosilytica genome:
- the arcC gene encoding carbamate kinase, whose amino-acid sequence MSKKKLVVALGRNSFGDTFPEQQKAVKIAAKSIADLIEADYEVVITHSNGPQVGMFHTAMTEFSRLDSKYTVAPMSVCSALSQGYIGYDLQNILRTELLNRGIFKPVSTIITQVKVDPFDKAFSNPTKIIGRYMSEEEADLEKKKGNYVVFEEGKGYRRIIASPKPKEIYEIDAIQALIAANQIVIAAGGGGIPVLEQGTILKGASAVIEKDDTSELLAELVDAEVLLFLTGVEKVSLNYGKEEEQPLDTLNSKEVQDLLETGVFEAGSILPKVEASLKFVTSTLNNSTTDRRAIITHVDQALNAVHGKTGTHIIK is encoded by the coding sequence ATGTCAAAAAAGAAACTTGTAGTTGCTTTAGGAAGAAATTCTTTTGGAGATACTTTTCCTGAGCAGCAAAAAGCAGTAAAAATAGCAGCAAAGTCCATTGCCGATTTAATAGAGGCTGATTATGAAGTAGTTATTACTCACAGCAATGGACCTCAGGTTGGAATGTTTCATACAGCCATGACAGAATTCAGCCGTCTTGATTCTAAGTATACCGTAGCACCTATGTCCGTATGCAGTGCTCTAAGCCAGGGATATATAGGGTATGATTTGCAGAACATTCTTCGCACGGAACTGCTAAACCGTGGGATATTTAAACCTGTATCAACCATTATTACCCAGGTTAAGGTTGATCCCTTTGATAAGGCTTTTAGCAATCCTACAAAAATAATTGGCAGATATATGTCCGAAGAAGAAGCTGATTTGGAAAAGAAAAAAGGGAATTATGTTGTCTTTGAAGAAGGTAAAGGCTACCGCCGTATTATTGCATCACCTAAACCAAAGGAAATCTATGAAATTGATGCCATTCAGGCTCTTATTGCAGCAAATCAGATTGTTATTGCAGCCGGTGGCGGCGGTATTCCTGTTCTGGAACAAGGAACAATCTTAAAAGGTGCCAGTGCCGTTATTGAAAAGGATGACACCAGTGAATTGTTAGCAGAGCTTGTTGATGCAGAGGTTTTGTTGTTCTTAACGGGAGTAGAAAAAGTTTCTTTAAACTATGGCAAAGAAGAGGAACAGCCACTTGACACTCTAAATTCCAAAGAGGTTCAGGATTTATTAGAAACAGGGGTTTTTGAAGCTGGTTCCATTCTACCAAAAGTAGAAGCCTCCCTCAAATTTGTAACATCAACCTTAAATAACAGTACAACTGACAGAAGAGCTATTATTACACATGTGGATCAAGCTCTTAACGCAGTTCATGGTAAGACCGGCACACATATAATAAAATAA
- a CDS encoding methyl-accepting chemotaxis protein, translated as MKGTVVSTWVESCRRLFGVSVVTNALESFGVSGDHIFTPLEDVEDSVACGVINKIGEAVGKSHKDIWNVMGEENIKTFSNNYPGFFRHETAYQFLKSMNDVHIIVMKRFQGAKPPLLDVTPISSHDIIFTYRSQRGMIDYLTGLISGVARYFKEEIQVEVLSKQEGETQLKLTFEKEIQFTKKYRLNQLLSLGFIKTTAMKTAVVNTVMLAILSFLLSLGLMKTLVLTGGAFLISLASSVLIHRPKQLIMMELEKLEKRNFVESVVLKSKDEYEDLMDEINKIKKNVQKDFIGFNAIVDEMYIFNHSVSDIAHTMQSTSNDITNVLDQVAEAAITQAEDTGKAITVLDSSIQNVTSISNDGQKNKSQIEEAVIGIEDSFQNVQATAGQITDVLHRFNEIRHSSNELKNNADDITQIVLIVASIAKQINLLALNASIEAARAGEAGKGFTVVAEEVRKLSEETNQAVSQINESLTGFVGSINEVVEGIDVQYNVLENENTKLSEAVNSSNQMNQRLKVVSDLMIQNSQDLKLEADNISELFDGIQNLASIAEENSAMTEEANSNVTVYVEQIKELTHQITVFDSMIKNFQEDLSNYAV; from the coding sequence ATGAAAGGAACAGTAGTATCAACTTGGGTGGAATCTTGCAGGAGATTATTTGGCGTTTCTGTTGTGACGAATGCCCTAGAGTCATTCGGAGTATCTGGTGACCACATATTCACCCCCCTGGAAGATGTAGAAGATTCCGTAGCTTGCGGTGTAATCAATAAAATAGGAGAAGCAGTTGGAAAAAGTCACAAAGACATATGGAATGTTATGGGGGAAGAAAATATAAAAACGTTCAGTAACAACTATCCGGGATTTTTCCGCCATGAGACAGCATATCAGTTTTTAAAGTCTATGAATGATGTTCACATTATTGTTATGAAACGTTTTCAGGGAGCCAAGCCTCCGCTCTTAGATGTAACTCCGATTTCGTCCCATGATATTATTTTTACATACCGCTCCCAAAGAGGCATGATTGACTATCTTACAGGTTTAATCAGCGGAGTAGCCAGGTATTTTAAAGAAGAGATTCAAGTGGAAGTTTTAAGCAAACAGGAAGGAGAAACCCAGTTAAAGCTGACCTTTGAAAAAGAAATACAATTTACGAAGAAGTATAGGCTGAATCAGCTGTTATCGCTTGGTTTTATTAAGACTACTGCAATGAAAACAGCAGTAGTTAATACGGTTATGCTTGCAATACTATCTTTCTTGCTATCTCTTGGTTTAATGAAAACCTTAGTATTGACAGGTGGAGCTTTTTTGATTTCCTTAGCTTCCTCTGTGTTGATACATCGTCCCAAACAGCTGATTATGATGGAATTGGAAAAGTTAGAAAAGCGTAACTTTGTGGAGTCCGTTGTATTGAAATCAAAAGATGAATACGAAGACCTCATGGATGAAATTAACAAAATCAAGAAGAATGTTCAAAAAGATTTTATTGGTTTTAATGCGATAGTAGATGAAATGTATATCTTTAATCATTCTGTATCAGACATTGCTCATACGATGCAAAGTACATCTAATGATATTACCAATGTCCTTGATCAGGTGGCTGAAGCGGCTATAACCCAGGCAGAAGATACAGGTAAGGCAATTACGGTATTAGACAGTAGTATCCAAAATGTTACTAGTATTTCAAACGATGGACAGAAGAATAAAAGCCAGATTGAGGAAGCGGTTATTGGTATTGAAGACAGCTTTCAGAATGTGCAGGCAACGGCTGGCCAGATTACGGATGTGTTGCATCGATTTAATGAAATCCGTCACAGCAGCAATGAACTTAAGAACAACGCTGATGATATTACACAAATTGTATTAATTGTAGCGTCCATTGCAAAGCAGATTAATTTATTAGCGTTAAATGCTTCCATAGAAGCAGCCAGAGCAGGCGAAGCCGGAAAAGGTTTTACGGTAGTAGCAGAAGAGGTAAGAAAGCTTTCAGAAGAAACCAATCAGGCGGTAAGTCAGATTAATGAAAGTCTCACCGGTTTTGTCGGCAGTATTAACGAAGTAGTGGAAGGTATTGATGTACAGTATAATGTACTTGAAAATGAAAATACAAAACTAAGCGAGGCAGTTAATAGTTCTAATCAGATGAATCAGAGACTTAAGGTGGTATCTGACTTGATGATTCAAAATTCACAGGACTTAAAGCTTGAAGCAGACAATATTTCTGAACTTTTTGACGGAATTCAGAATTTAGCCTCTATCGCAGAGGAAAATTCAGCCATGACAGAGGAAGCAAATTCTAATGTAACAGTATACGTAGAACAGATAAAGGAATTAACCCACCAGATAACAGTATTTGATTCTATGATTAAAAACTTCCAGGAAGATTTAAGCAACTATGCAGTATAA
- the asnB gene encoding asparagine synthase (glutamine-hydrolyzing), whose product MCGIAGFCSFKENYTAESPKWNEVLHRMRERINHRGPDEHGQYLAEHIGFAHARLSIIDLANGKQPMTRKIGNKTYTIIYNGELYNTAELRNDLELRGWKFKTTSDTEVILVGLIEYGDAFIKELNGIFAFAFWDAYHETLSIVRDRLGIKPLFYSYKNGTLIFGSELKVLFEFPGFSPVIDRQGLCEIFGIGPAKTYGSGVFKDCHEVLPGYYNVITRDSLKEYQYWKLESRQHTDTYEETIEKTAFLVTDSIKRQMISDIPICTFLSGGLDSSIVTAVCATELAKLGEQLNTFSFDFDGNDKYFQANSFQPSRDRPYVDMMVSHFKTNHTYLECDNLKLADALYKAVDAKDLPGMADVDSSLLYFCSEVKKYNKVTLTGECADEIFGGYPWFHSKEAFESHTFPWSKNTEPRKQLLKDSLIKNLDLDSYILKTYEKSVSETPKIAIEDDVTSRRREISYLNIKWFMVTLLDRMDRTSMYSGLEARVPLADHRILEYVWNVPWDIKCKDGVVKHLLRESSKGLLPDEVLYRKKSPYPKTYNPLYEKLLANRLLDVLSDNSSPINALVDKDKVQYFINTPSDYGKPWFGQLMAGPQMLAYMLQVNYWLSKYKIDIVI is encoded by the coding sequence TTGTGTGGAATCGCAGGTTTTTGCAGCTTTAAAGAAAACTACACGGCCGAATCACCGAAATGGAATGAAGTACTTCATAGGATGCGGGAACGTATTAACCACAGAGGACCGGATGAACATGGTCAGTACTTAGCAGAACATATCGGTTTTGCCCATGCCAGACTTTCTATCATAGACTTAGCCAATGGTAAACAGCCTATGACCAGAAAAATCGGCAATAAAACATATACAATAATATACAATGGAGAATTGTATAATACAGCCGAATTAAGAAATGATTTAGAATTAAGAGGCTGGAAATTTAAAACCACCAGCGATACAGAAGTTATACTGGTAGGCCTGATTGAATACGGCGATGCATTTATCAAGGAATTAAACGGCATCTTTGCTTTTGCTTTCTGGGATGCATACCATGAAACCTTAAGTATTGTAAGGGACCGTTTGGGTATTAAGCCATTATTTTATTCTTATAAAAACGGCACTTTAATCTTTGGTTCCGAATTAAAGGTTCTCTTTGAATTCCCCGGCTTCTCTCCAGTCATTGACCGCCAGGGTCTTTGTGAAATATTTGGAATTGGACCGGCTAAGACTTATGGAAGCGGTGTCTTTAAGGATTGTCACGAAGTACTGCCAGGTTATTATAATGTTATCACCAGAGACAGCTTAAAAGAATATCAGTATTGGAAGCTTGAAAGCCGCCAGCACACGGATACCTATGAAGAGACCATTGAAAAAACTGCCTTTTTGGTCACTGACTCCATTAAAAGGCAAATGATATCGGATATTCCTATTTGCACCTTTCTATCCGGCGGCTTAGACAGCAGCATCGTTACCGCAGTCTGTGCCACAGAACTTGCAAAACTGGGGGAACAGCTTAATACCTTTTCCTTTGACTTTGACGGCAACGATAAATACTTTCAGGCTAACTCCTTTCAACCCTCTAGAGACCGGCCTTATGTAGATATGATGGTATCTCACTTTAAGACCAATCATACCTATCTGGAATGTGATAATTTGAAGCTTGCCGATGCACTCTATAAAGCGGTTGATGCAAAAGACCTGCCTGGTATGGCTGATGTAGATTCCTCCTTGTTATATTTTTGTTCAGAAGTTAAAAAGTATAATAAGGTAACTTTAACCGGGGAATGTGCCGATGAAATCTTCGGTGGTTATCCCTGGTTTCATAGCAAGGAAGCTTTTGAGTCACACACCTTCCCCTGGTCTAAGAATACGGAACCTAGAAAGCAATTGCTTAAGGATTCCCTTATTAAAAATCTGGATTTGGACTCTTACATCCTTAAGACTTATGAAAAATCAGTAAGTGAAACACCAAAGATTGCTATTGAAGATGATGTAACCTCCAGAAGAAGAGAAATATCCTATCTGAATATAAAATGGTTCATGGTTACACTTCTTGACAGAATGGACAGAACGAGCATGTATTCAGGTCTGGAAGCCAGAGTGCCTTTGGCTGACCACAGAATACTAGAGTATGTATGGAATGTTCCCTGGGATATTAAGTGTAAGGATGGTGTTGTAAAACACCTTTTAAGGGAATCATCAAAAGGACTTCTGCCGGATGAAGTTTTATACCGTAAAAAAAGTCCTTACCCAAAAACCTATAATCCGCTGTATGAAAAATTGCTGGCAAACCGTCTTTTAGATGTGTTATCAGACAATTCATCTCCAATTAATGCACTGGTTGATAAAGATAAGGTACAGTACTTTATTAATACTCCGTCGGATTACGGAAAGCCTTGGTTTGGTCAGCTTATGGCAGGTCCCCAGATGCTTGCTTATATGCTGCAGGTAAATTATTGGCTGAGTAAATACAAGATTGATATTGTTATATAG
- a CDS encoding methyl-accepting chemotaxis protein: MKIKWKIVSAVILALTGFILLTSISFHRIITKLVDDETLEQLGNYSELGLALLDANYPGEWRIEGENLYKGDTLINGNYDIVDQFTGNTGIQATLFAGDTRVSTTVIDDNGNRQTGTQASEDVIETVLLSNSDYIGSAMVAGKKADAYYMPIVDGSGTAIGMWFVGIYNYELEAKIAEYLTWIIVILLAVLVIGVLLSYLLGNSIAHGFNQIKNNMLKMEQGDLTIALKEKFAKRKDEVGDITRSFFQMQKQIARTMETIRTESQNIQDSTGILEGSAKDVYSDIENISATTEELSASMEETAASTQEIGYTAQEVEKEVGVVADKSNNGLQLAVEIKERADKLKAAALESQKNAVGIYEEANNQLRRSIERTSAIEEIRSLSKTILAITAQTNLLALNASIESARAGEAGKGFAVVANEIRLLAENSKAAVSKIEDITTEVANAVEELVEDSVNLLEFVDDKVIADYKTMVTTGEQYYRDASEFDEMVAEIKNSAYKLQESIVYIKTAIDEVTIATNEGATGASDIAEKATSIAAKTSDVLRQAQGNRESAVSLNEQIQFFNF; this comes from the coding sequence ATGAAGATTAAATGGAAGATTGTTTCAGCAGTTATCCTGGCTTTGACCGGTTTTATTTTACTGACAAGTATTTCCTTTCACCGGATAATCACAAAACTGGTGGATGATGAAACCCTTGAACAACTTGGGAATTACTCTGAACTAGGACTAGCTTTGTTAGATGCCAACTATCCCGGAGAATGGAGAATAGAAGGAGAGAATCTATATAAAGGAGATACATTAATTAATGGTAATTATGATATAGTTGACCAATTTACAGGGAATACAGGTATCCAAGCCACCTTATTTGCAGGAGATACAAGAGTATCAACGACGGTAATTGATGATAATGGAAACCGCCAGACTGGTACACAGGCATCGGAGGATGTAATAGAAACCGTGCTTTTATCCAATTCAGACTATATTGGAAGTGCCATGGTTGCGGGAAAAAAGGCAGATGCATATTATATGCCCATAGTTGATGGCAGCGGAACAGCAATTGGTATGTGGTTTGTGGGTATTTACAACTATGAACTAGAGGCGAAGATAGCAGAATATTTAACCTGGATTATTGTAATTCTGCTGGCAGTTCTAGTAATTGGTGTCCTGCTCTCTTACCTGTTAGGAAATAGTATAGCACATGGTTTTAACCAGATTAAAAATAATATGCTAAAGATGGAGCAAGGTGACTTAACTATTGCACTCAAAGAAAAATTTGCCAAGAGAAAAGATGAAGTGGGAGATATAACCCGTTCCTTCTTCCAAATGCAAAAACAGATAGCCCGAACCATGGAAACAATACGTACAGAAAGCCAGAATATACAGGATTCAACAGGTATCTTAGAAGGCAGTGCAAAAGATGTGTACAGTGATATTGAAAATATATCAGCAACCACAGAGGAATTGTCAGCAAGCATGGAAGAAACCGCAGCATCTACCCAGGAAATCGGGTATACTGCTCAGGAGGTTGAGAAAGAAGTTGGAGTAGTAGCTGATAAATCCAACAATGGCTTACAACTAGCAGTGGAAATTAAAGAAAGAGCAGACAAGCTGAAAGCAGCAGCCTTGGAATCTCAGAAAAATGCTGTTGGTATCTATGAAGAAGCCAATAACCAGTTAAGACGTTCTATTGAAAGAACAAGTGCTATAGAGGAAATCAGGTCTTTGTCAAAAACCATATTAGCGATTACAGCCCAGACAAATTTATTAGCTTTAAATGCATCCATAGAATCTGCCAGAGCAGGAGAAGCTGGTAAAGGTTTTGCAGTCGTAGCCAATGAAATTCGGCTTCTTGCAGAGAATTCAAAAGCAGCAGTATCAAAAATTGAAGATATAACAACCGAAGTTGCTAATGCAGTGGAAGAATTGGTGGAGGATTCTGTAAACCTTCTGGAATTTGTAGATGACAAAGTAATTGCAGATTATAAAACCATGGTAACTACCGGAGAGCAATATTATAGGGATGCCAGTGAATTTGATGAAATGGTGGCAGAAATTAAAAACTCTGCTTATAAGCTACAAGAATCCATAGTATACATTAAAACGGCTATTGATGAAGTAACCATAGCTACCAATGAAGGAGCTACCGGAGCTTCTGACATTGCAGAAAAAGCTACCTCCATTGCTGCTAAAACAAGCGATGTACTGCGCCAAGCACAAGGTAACAGGGAAAGCGCTGTGAGCTTAAACGAACAAATACAATTTTTTAATTTTTAA
- a CDS encoding cupin domain-containing protein → MEQSILKNIDLAQVLTLKNLVDYQHGQIVSKTFVQNKNVSMTLFAFSKGEEISTHSSHGDAFVYVMDGNGEFTVGDTVHKVTEGQVLVMPAEIPHAVYAATDFKMLLVVVFPS, encoded by the coding sequence ATGGAACAATCTATATTAAAAAATATTGATTTGGCTCAGGTTCTGACCTTAAAAAATCTTGTTGATTATCAACATGGGCAGATTGTTAGTAAAACTTTCGTACAAAATAAGAATGTCAGTATGACCCTATTTGCTTTTTCTAAGGGTGAAGAAATCAGTACACATTCTTCACATGGAGACGCCTTTGTCTACGTTATGGATGGAAACGGTGAATTTACCGTAGGAGATACGGTTCATAAAGTAACAGAAGGGCAGGTTTTAGTTATGCCTGCTGAGATTCCTCACGCTGTATATGCTGCAACAGATTTTAAAATGCTCTTAGTGGTTGTTTTCCCATCTTAA
- a CDS encoding MetQ/NlpA family ABC transporter substrate-binding protein, protein MKKLSVLLMAFVLVSALLVGCGTKENDNTTTPEQGATPTEAGSETEKPVKEETNTEEPKELIKIVVGATIEPHATILNSEAVKNALAEQGYSIEVVEYTDYVQPNAATEDGSLDANFFQHVPYLNDFNKNNGTNLVSVANVHFEPLGIYPGKTASLDAIPDKGQVAVPNDTSNEARALLLLEKAGLIKLKEGVGLEATIKDILENPKNLDIVEIEAAQTAKVLQDVELAVINGNYALTEGLSANEDALLVEDAQSEGSTTYANVLVVKAGNEETDKTKALIKAVTSEETKRFIEEQWKGAVVPVF, encoded by the coding sequence ATGAAGAAATTATCCGTACTTTTAATGGCATTTGTACTTGTCAGTGCTCTTTTGGTGGGATGCGGGACAAAAGAGAATGATAATACAACAACGCCTGAACAAGGAGCAACACCTACAGAAGCAGGCAGTGAAACGGAGAAACCTGTAAAAGAGGAGACAAATACAGAAGAACCAAAAGAACTAATTAAAATAGTAGTAGGAGCCACTATTGAGCCTCATGCAACAATATTAAACTCGGAGGCTGTTAAAAATGCGTTGGCAGAACAAGGTTATTCCATTGAAGTAGTAGAATATACGGATTATGTTCAGCCGAATGCAGCAACAGAGGATGGAAGCCTTGATGCTAACTTCTTTCAGCATGTTCCTTATCTGAATGATTTTAATAAGAATAATGGAACAAACCTGGTATCTGTAGCGAATGTACACTTTGAACCACTTGGAATCTATCCCGGAAAAACTGCTTCCCTTGATGCAATACCTGATAAAGGGCAGGTAGCAGTACCGAATGACACATCAAATGAAGCAAGAGCTTTATTATTATTAGAAAAAGCTGGGCTGATTAAGTTAAAAGAGGGTGTAGGTTTAGAAGCCACCATTAAAGATATTCTTGAAAATCCTAAGAATTTAGACATTGTTGAAATAGAAGCTGCTCAGACTGCAAAGGTACTTCAAGATGTTGAATTAGCAGTAATCAACGGTAACTATGCATTAACAGAGGGTCTTTCTGCCAATGAGGACGCACTTTTAGTAGAAGATGCCCAGTCTGAGGGTTCTACTACTTATGCTAATGTGCTTGTTGTAAAAGCAGGTAATGAAGAAACAGATAAGACAAAAGCTTTAATTAAAGCAGTCACTTCTGAAGAGACTAAGAGGTTCATTGAAGAACAATGGAAAGGTGCTGTCGTACCTGTTTTCTAA
- a CDS encoding methionine ABC transporter permease: protein MSNILEYVRIFLEDNGAMISQGIADTLFMTFTATFAAYILGLPLGILSEVTRNGGIRPRPILNKILGIIINIGRSVPFIILLVAVIPLTRLLAGTTIGPKAATVPLIIAAVPFIARLVETSLREVDNGVIEAAKAMGATDLQIIFKVMIPESLPSLILGASLATITVIGYTAMAGTVGGRGLGDIAQRYGYHRYQPDIMFVTIVLLIILVQIVQNVGHIASKKIDKRGKGEM from the coding sequence ATGAGTAATATTTTAGAGTATGTTCGTATATTCTTAGAAGACAATGGAGCAATGATTTCCCAGGGTATTGCTGATACCTTATTTATGACCTTTACCGCAACCTTTGCAGCATACATACTGGGCTTACCTTTAGGAATATTGTCAGAAGTTACGAGAAACGGTGGAATTCGTCCAAGACCCATATTGAATAAAATTCTTGGTATTATAATTAATATTGGAAGGTCCGTACCTTTTATCATTCTGTTAGTAGCAGTTATACCATTAACCAGACTGCTTGCAGGAACAACCATTGGACCCAAAGCAGCTACAGTTCCGTTAATTATAGCGGCGGTACCTTTTATAGCCCGTCTGGTGGAAACGTCCTTAAGAGAAGTTGATAATGGGGTAATTGAAGCGGCAAAAGCCATGGGTGCAACGGATTTGCAGATAATCTTTAAGGTAATGATACCGGAATCACTTCCCTCTCTTATACTTGGAGCCTCTCTTGCAACTATTACGGTAATAGGTTATACGGCAATGGCAGGAACAGTAGGGGGCAGGGGACTAGGAGATATCGCACAGCGCTATGGATATCACAGATACCAGCCAGATATTATGTTTGTAACAATTGTTCTGTTAATAATTTTAGTACAGATTGTACAGAACGTTGGACATATAGCTTCAAAAAAAATAGATAAAAGAGGAAAAGGAGAGATGTAA
- a CDS encoding methionine ABC transporter ATP-binding protein — protein MIRVKALTKEFKNGKQTLTVLKNINLEIEDGDVFGIIGMSGAGKSTLVRCINLLERPTKGIIEIDGVDITRKSRKELLLLRKNIGMIFQNFNLLMQKNVRKNIAFGLEITRLKDFKVTSIPQKDFNRLSYFDKRKIKKEEINRRVDELLELVDLKEKENYYPAKLSGGQRQRVAIARALATKPSVLLCDEATSALDSMTTDSILRLLKKINEETKVTIILITHEMNVVQKICNKVVVLDKAEIAASGVTDEVFNNNSTEIVKRLLGGAEA, from the coding sequence ATGATTCGAGTAAAAGCATTAACGAAGGAGTTTAAGAACGGTAAACAAACCTTAACAGTACTGAAAAATATTAACTTAGAAATAGAAGATGGCGATGTCTTTGGAATCATCGGTATGAGTGGTGCAGGCAAAAGCACCCTGGTTCGTTGTATCAATCTGTTAGAGCGTCCGACAAAAGGCATCATAGAAATTGATGGTGTTGACATTACGAGAAAAAGCAGAAAAGAATTACTGTTATTGCGCAAAAATATAGGTATGATTTTTCAGAACTTTAATCTTCTTATGCAGAAAAATGTTAGAAAAAACATTGCTTTTGGTTTAGAGATTACCAGATTAAAAGATTTTAAGGTAACCAGTATACCTCAGAAAGATTTTAACCGTTTAAGCTATTTTGATAAAAGGAAGATTAAAAAGGAAGAAATTAACAGACGTGTTGATGAATTGCTCGAGCTGGTGGATTTAAAAGAAAAGGAAAACTATTATCCTGCCAAGCTAAGCGGAGGACAAAGACAAAGAGTTGCAATTGCAAGAGCTCTGGCAACGAAACCGTCTGTACTGCTATGTGATGAAGCAACATCAGCTCTCGATAGTATGACCACCGATTCTATATTACGATTACTTAAGAAGATAAACGAAGAAACTAAAGTTACGATTATTTTAATCACCCATGAGATGAATGTTGTACAGAAAATCTGTAATAAAGTTGTAGTACTGGATAAAGCAGAAATTGCAGCTTCCGGCGTTACTGACGAAGTATTTAACAACAATTCTACGGAGATTGTAAAACGTTTGCTGGGAGGTGCAGAAGCATGA